A single genomic interval of Hoplias malabaricus isolate fHopMal1 chromosome 7, fHopMal1.hap1, whole genome shotgun sequence harbors:
- the LOC136702740 gene encoding carbohydrate sulfotransferase 12-like, translating into MDVSETKFFSPSTVHGTYLQLYSSRPGDQLPSPSGHGSFRYGTLSWGTSGYPMSDEDLESLDVTKLTGQKWLNLQHRQYSRKRLIHDICRHNATFHVLRRPTFDDIPGSQLANLIVDDRRGIIYCYVPKVACTEWKSIMIFLSESLKVNGTPYRNHSEIPRDLIHGNNVIYLNRSHRSMMKWKIKKYKKFLFVRNPFVRLISAYRDKFEKKNDYFYKALAIPIMRRYRFLYPLISAEQAHTAGIRPSFSEFIQYILDLPDEEGDSFEEHWREVHHLCHPCQIEYDFIGKMETMDEDAEHLLRILKVDHIVRFPPGTGNRTEESWIKTWFSTIPIEWRKKLYQIYEADFRLFGYSLPEDFYEEGS; encoded by the exons ATGG ATGTGAGCGAAACCAAGTTTTTTTCTCCTAGCACTGTTCATGGCACCTATCTACAGCTGTATTCAAGTCGTCCAGGAGACCAGCTCCCATCCCCTTCTGGTCATGGCAGCTTCAGGTACGGAACTCTCAGCTGGGGGACCAGTGGATATCCAATGTCTGATGAAGATTTGGAGAGTCTTGATGTCACAAAACTAACAGGACAGAAGTGGCTGAATCTGCAACACAGACAGTACTCCAGGAAAAGGCTGATTCATGACATTTGCAGACACAATGCCACTTTCCATGTTTTAAGGAGACCCACATTTGATGACATCCCGGGGAGTCAGTTGGCCAACCTTATTGTGGACGACCGGCGTGGGATAATCTACTGTTACGTTCCCAAGGTTGCATGCACAGAGTGGAAAAGCATCATGATATTTCTGAGCGAGAGTCTCAAGGTCAACGGCACTCCCTACAGAAATCACTCGGAGATTCCCAGAGACCTTATTCATGGGAATAACGTCATATATCTGAACCGGTCCCACAGGAGCATGATGAAATGGAAGATCAAGAAGTATAAAAAGTTTCTGTTTGTCAGAAATCCTTTTGTTAGACTCATCTCTGCCTACCGGGAcaagtttgaaaagaaaaacGACTACTTCTACAAGGCCCTGGCGATTCCGATAATGAGAAGGTACCGGTTCCTGTACCCGTTGATCAGTGCGGAGCAAGCTCACACAGCTGGCATTCGTCCATCCTTCTCTGAATTCATCCAGTACATTCTGGACCTTCCTGACGAGGAGGGAGACTCTTTCGAAGAGCACTGGAGAGAGGTGCACCACTTGTGTCATCCGTGCCAAATTGAGTATGATTTTATTGGCAAAATGGAGACCATGGATGAGGATGCTGAGCACCTTCTGCGCATCCTTAAGGTCGACCACATTGTCCGTTTTCCACCGGGCACCGGCAACAGGACCGAGGAGAGTTGGATAAAGACCTGGTTTTCCACAATCCCCATCGAGTGGAGGAAAAAACTCTACCAAATCTATGAAGCGGATTTCAGGCTCTTTGGATACTCGCTGCCTGAGGACTTCTATGAAGAAGGCTCTTGA